A part of Brettanomyces bruxellensis chromosome 3, complete sequence genomic DNA contains:
- a CDS encoding uncharacterized protein (BUSCO:EOG092653LT), which produces MMKKDISRAKIEEVSNKKRKRGEIDVTKGKTVEEYKKSVDLKLEEKSDNEYESSDDDEIAEIGRQNEDEEKRRKKMKKRREGDDGSELFSKAMNALLDTHLKAHDRVDPIFARSKGQIKKFEDEKLEQKAKKLLLAKKRAKMNASRRMNLISDAAEGETAQVTLQREKSLKKVARRGVVKLFNAIMAAQAPADNAVSRSKGRYFSEKREQEDITDVSKEKFLGMVQAAAQRKV; this is translated from the coding sequence atgatgaagaaagatataTCACGAGCtaaaattgaagaagtttcaaataagaaaagaaagaggggGGAAATTGATGTAACAAAAGGAAAGACGGTAGAGGAATACAAGAAATCGGTTGACTtgaaacttgaagaaaagagcgATAATGAATACGAAAGctctgatgatgacgagattgcagaaattggaagacagaatgaagatgaagagaaaagaaggaaaaaaatgaaaaaaagaagggaGGGTGATGATGGTTCTGAGTTGTTCTCTAAAGCAATGAACGCTCTCTTAGATACGCATTTAAAGGCCCATGATAGAGTTGATCCTATTTTTGCCAGGTCTAAAGGGCagataaagaaatttgaagatgaaaaactTGAGCAAAAGGCTAAAAAGTTATTACTAGCTAAAAAGCGCGCCAAGATGAATGCCAGCAGAAGGATGAATCTTATTTCGGATGCTGCGGAAGGGGAAACGGCTCAGGTGACTCTacaaagagagaaaagCTTGAAAAAAGTGGCACGTAGGGGTGTTGTGAAGTTATTTAACGCGATAATGGCAGCACAAGCACCAGCAGATAACGCCGTTTCTCGATCTAAAGGAAGATACTTTAGTGAGAAGAgagaacaagaagatataACAGATGTTTCTAAAGAGAAGTTTTTAGGTATGGTTCAGGCGGCGGCACAGAGAAAAGtttaa
- a CDS encoding uncharacterized protein (MEROPS:MER0902165): MQQYKFQTKVISWCDSKGNEHTNKIILQNQNGPCFVISLINNIILSQELKDSKEWHVVGSSTRNNSSSRQNNSAGQNVNLSVDLGDSLPPVVKTTDIQNLNALLARSENVSLNALLDELTNILFAVNERCSVTLGGPVIDMKAVLDTLPSIETGLNINLQLDKPVINDFAEYTPIVNELLNIFDIKILHGFIADSDELSKSEKSMHFDKIQETMVEALELHPELNDYTEIQEYNNKNEGNNIDVVKQYFRLKRFLEKNKTQLTKKGIDILKTDDSILNDNQFGIFFRNDHFSTIYKAGRNIYLLVNDEGFKDEPNIIWQVLASISGGKDEFLTGNFEKPDPALLEKNAKRRLESPKTVDLTGDELLARQLQQEEDAEISKSLQRKYDDESQQIELKRKRKVKRKRSKGKRNQKRREEDTRIQNKTNVEQGSDKKEAKKSDSEGCVIQ, from the coding sequence atgcaACAATACAAATTTCAAACCAAGGTGATAAGTTGGTGCGATTCTAAGGGAAATGAGcacacaaataaaataattctTCAGAATCAAAATGGTCCGTGTTTTGTGATTTCATTAATCAacaatattatattatCACAGGAACTTAAAGATTCCAAAGAATGGCATGTTGTTGGTTCCTCTACTCGAAACAATTCTAGTTCTCGACAGAACAACTCCGCTGGGCAAAATGTAAATTTATCAGTTGATCTTGGTGACAGTCTACCACCTGTGGTTAAAACTAcagatattcaaaatttgaatgCGCTTCTTGCCAGGAGTGAAAATGTGTCTTTGAATGCCTTGCTTGATGAATTGACGAATATCTTGTTTGCTGTAAATGAAAGATGCTCTGTGACATTAGGCGGTCCAGTAATTGACATGAAGGCTGTTCTGGATACGCTTCCATCAATTGAGACTGGTCTAAATATTAATTTACAATTGGATAAACCGGTGATTAATGATTTTGCCGAATATACACCTATAGTGAACGAGCTACTCAATATATTCGATATCAAAATATTACATGGCTTTATTGCGGACAGTGATGAATTAAGTAAATCGGAGAAAAGTATGCATTTTGATAAGATCCAGGAAACAATGGTGGAGGCTCTGGAATTGCACCCAGAATTGAATGACTACACGGAAATTCAGGAatataataacaaaaatgaaggtAATAACATTGACGTTGTGAAACAATATTTTCGACTTAAAAGGTTTCttgagaagaataaaacGCAGTTAACAAAGAAGGGTATAGATATTCTTAAAACAGATGATTCCATTTTAAATGATAACCAATTTGGAATCTTCTTCAGAAACGATCACTTTAGTACAATTTATAAAGCTGGAcgaaatatatatttgcttGTTAATGATGAAGGATTTAAAGATGAACCAAATATTATTTGGCAGGTCTTGGCAAGTATTAGCGGTGGCAAAGATGAATTTTTGACTGgtaattttgaaaagccGGACCCTGCATTATTGGAGAAAAACGCCAAAAGAAGACTTGAAAGTCCGAAGACCGTGGATTTGACTGGTGATGAGCTTTTAGCCAGGCAGCTgcagcaagaagaagatgcgGAGATTTCTAAATCTCTTCAAAGgaaatatgatgatgaaagcCAACAGATTgaattaaaaaggaagcgAAAAGTGAAGAGAAAACGAAGTAAGGGGAAACGTAATCAGAAACGTCGGGAAGAGGACACAAGAATTCAAAACAAAACGAATGTGGAACAAGGCTCGGATAAAAAAGAGGCGAAGAAATCTGACAGCGAAGGATGTGTTATACAGTAG
- a CDS encoding uncharacterized protein (BUSCO:EOG09261YGB) yields the protein MFKVFRSSGIEGSYSISSNPLFVSAGCWTIFPAKHRTTGKRVSVWQFNKREYESRLSREGILTRSNQDIVLGDIYASLKRYISNLTKLKHPNFVTVIEPLEEHKSRLMFVTEYVVNDLETIDKSELNEIIVTKGLLQVANGLKFLHQSLSTVHLNINPYSILVTENSDWKISGLQFMQKLENGSATERYIDPLDSRMPSFLSIDFRFSSPNLLLEHNVDFIDDLFSLGCLIFYLFNNGQTAMQCDNSSLLDYERSFNRLNHRLNEAASTKNYSHPYFSKIPKDYLQIFFDLLIRGQKSNSDVIELTEPFTIDNLINSSIFNNDLIKVLNTVDTFDALSSDERITILSKLRNCIDKFPKTLLINKFIPVLSGAVSPYVKVNRIKIQNDDKQIITLSLENMLLLSKTISQLTFSDKVFPVVKTCLQTLDIDPVKALIIVNLDLIRSKLGITLTNKSSGSKHYQAFKAFLLDIFNKSVKNNATNEPASLKVQECLLENLRIFLEYQPYSVIANQLLPAICDLFSTTTSLNVKVLSIKALIMTVEGIDDNSLDNYTIIEKVLPPVRKTQSSNLKNHEIFANILRLYMSIFKKLALSKNTISIENQELPIYDVILESLFFEIWKLTKYAGRKDDMDSTFLALETIEKFLKNATSNRISGLPQPKNVSHIDRGVTVPLKKNVFERKKSLAHQDIPSVRIKNTDNSLKSFSGKVMSTNNAFGRTTSLTSSTVSSLATSNVSNIISAHAPSSPSSSSSPHSFMMPMKATKKTASEASIPAVVSNGWTRYEPSNESRAKNQDLKSIFEPIKPTKRLR from the coding sequence ATGTTCAAGGTTTTCCGTAGTAGTGGGATTGAGGGGAGCTATTCCATATCCTCAAATCCactttttgtttctgcTGGGTGCTGGACAATTTTTCCAGCAAAGCATCGAACTACAGGCAAAAGAGTGTCAGTGTGGCAATTTAATAAGCGAGAATATGAGTCAAGATTATCCAGAGAGGGCATCTTGACTAGAAGTAATCAGGACATCGTTTTGGGTGATATTTATGCTAGTCTAAAGAGATATATTTCGAACCTCACCAAACTTAAGCATCCTAACTTTGTTACAGTTATTGAACCATTAGAGGAGCACAAGAGCAGGCTAATGTTTGTTACAGAGTATGTTGTGAATGATCTGGAAACCATTGATAAGTCAGAATTGAACGAGATCATAGTTACCAAGGGTCTTCTCCAGGTGGCCAATGGACTCAAGTTTCTCCATCAAAGCCTGTCAACTGTGCATCTTAATATCAACCCTTATTCAATCCTTGTTACAGAAAACTCAGATTGGAAAATTTCTGGATTGCAGTTTATGCAGAAGTTAGAAAATGGGTCGGCTACAGAGAGGTATATCGATCCGTTGGATTCAAGAATGCCCTCATTTCTTAGTATTGATTTTAGATTTTCTTCACCAAACCTCCTTTTGGAACACAACGTGGACTTTATAGATGATCTCTTCTCATTGGGATGccttatattttatcttttcaacaatGGACAGACTGCGATGCAATGCGATAATTCAAGCTTGTTGGATTATGAGCGATCATTCAACAGACTTAACCACAGATTGAACGAAGCGGCAAGCACAAAGAATTATTCTCATCCATACTTTTCAAAGATTCCGAAGGATtatcttcaaatattttttgacCTCCTCATCAGAGGTCAAAAATCTAATAGTGACGTAATAGAATTAACAGAACCGTTCACTATTGATAACTTGATAAACTCTTCCATATTCAATAATGATCTTATTAAGGTGCTTAATACCGTGGATACCTTCGATGCTCTTTCTAGCGATGAGCGTATTACGATTCTTTCGAAGCTTAGAAATTGTATAGATAAGTTCCCAAAGACACTGTTAATTAACAAATTCATTCCTGTTCTTTCTGGTGCAGTGTCACCATATGTTAAAGTGAATAGAATTAAAATTCAGAACGATGATAAACAAATTATTACACTTAGCTTGGAGAATATGCTGCTTCTAAGTAAGACGATTTCTCAGCTCACATTTTCGGATAAAGTTTTTCCTGTCGTAAAAACATGTCTCCAGACTTTAGATATAGATCCGGTGAAGGCTTTAATAATTGTGAATCTCGATCTTATAAGATCGAAACTTGGGATAACATTAACAAACAAGAGCTCCGGATCTAAGCATTATCAAGCATTCAAGGCATTTCTTCTGGACATATTTAACAAATCTGTTAAGAATAATGCCACAAATGAACCAGCGTCCTTGAAGGTGCAAGAATGCTTACTTGAAAATCTGCGCATTTTTTTGGAGTACCAACCATATTCAGTTATTGCTAATCAATTGCTTCCAGCAATATGTGATCTTTTCAGTACTACCACATCGTTAAATGTTAAGGTTCTGTCGATCAAGGCCTTAATTATGACTGTGGAAGGTATCGACGATAATTCTTTGGATAATTATACTATAATTGAGAAGGTACTTCCTCCGGTCCGCAAAACACAGTCGTCGAATCTTAAGAATCATGAAATTTTTGCCAACATATTAAGACTATATATGAGCATCTTTAAAAAACTTGCTCTCTCTAAGAATACGATATCTATTGAAAACCAGGAATTACCAATATATGATGTTATTTTGgaatctttattttttgagatTTGGAAGCTTACGAAGTATGCTGGTCGGAAAGATGATATGGATTCAACATTCTTGGCATTAGAAACAATTGAGAAGTTCCTTAAAAATGCCACATCTAATAGAATTTCCGGCTTGCCTCAACCAAAAAATGTTTCACACATTGATAGAGGAGTCACCGTTccattgaaaaagaatgtatTTGAACGGAAGAAAAGCCTGGCTCATCAAGATATTCCATCTGTACGAATCAAAAACACAGACAATTCTTTGAAATCATTTTCAGGGAAGGTGATGTCCACCAATAACGCATTTGGCAGGACAACATCTTTGACGTCATCCACAGTTTCTTCCTTGGCAACAAGTAATGtttcaaatataatttCTGCTCAtgctccttcttctccatcgTCGTCATCAAGTCCACATTCCTTTATGATGCCTATGAAGGCAACGAAAAAGACAGCTTCAGAGGCTTCAATTCCAGCTGTTGTGAGTAATGGCTGGACACGATATGAACCCAGTAACGAAAGTCGTGCGAAAAATCAAGATCTGAAATCAATTTTTGAACCTATAAAGCCAACAAAAAGGCTACGCTAA